From Triticum aestivum cultivar Chinese Spring chromosome 4A, IWGSC CS RefSeq v2.1, whole genome shotgun sequence, a single genomic window includes:
- the LOC123087042 gene encoding anthocyanidin 3-O-glucoside 6''-O-acyltransferase has product MAPAQQVQVSPPPILSILETTLVAPSPSAGAAPPESSLPLTFFDVLWLTSPPVERVFFYRLAADADVPAILSNLKTSLAKALGAYYPLAGRLRLTPGTADRYEIYYQPGDGVTFTVAEYRDDVGFDDLVADKPREVRKIAPLAPPLPKGGAVLALQATVLHRGLAIGMAVHHAACDGAISTRFLHTWAAAVTGAVAPSPPVIDRTLVKDATGLYDVFVKAMPSADEMEHVKLLDDKLLATFTLSKDDIQRVKDVVAGEAGRRGAAPPRCSSLVATFGFMWSCYQRAREDAGSNGGDRPTYLVFPVDHRARMNPPVPDEYLGNCVGGAMHAAPMDKLVEAGAGGLFVACTAVAAAIEEAVRGIRSPETIALWLDKFREAAMAGMWTVAGSPRFRVYEVDFGFGRPAKVEIMSVARTGAMAVAEGRSGRGGIELGISLPAAAMQSFQKCFQDAIDSLHHQ; this is encoded by the coding sequence ATGGCGCCAGCGCAGCAAGTGCAAGTCTCACCACCCCCGATTCTCAGCATCCTCGAGACCACTCTCGTAGCGCCCTCGCCcagcgccggcgccgccccgccggagtccTCCCTCCCGCTCACCTTCTTCGACGTCCTCTGGCTCACCTCCCCGCCCGTCGAGCGCGTCTTCTTCTaccgcctcgccgccgacgccgacgtCCCCGCCATCCTCTCCAACCTCAAGACCTCGCTGGCCAAAGCTCTCGGCGCCTACTACCCGCTCGCCGGCCGCCTCCGCCTCACGCCCGGGACGGCTGACCGCTACGAGATCTACTACCAGCCGGGCGATGGCGTCACCTTCACCGTCGCCGAGTACCGCGACGATGTGGGCTTCGACGACCTCGTCGCTGACAAGCCGAGGGAGGTCCGCAAGATCGCGCCGCTCGCGCCGCCTCTTCCCAAGGGGGGCGCGGTGCTCGCGCTGCAGGCCACCGTGCTGCACCGCGGCCTCGCCATCGGCATGGCCGTGCACCACGCGGCCTGCGACGGCGCCATCTCCACGCGCTTCCTGCACACCTGGGCGGCGGCCGTCACCGGCGCCGTCGCTCCGTCACCTCCTGTCATCGACAGAACACTCGTAAAGGACGCAACGGGTCTCTACGACGTCTTCGTCAAAGCCATGCCGTCCGCCGACGAGATGGAGCACGTCAAGCTGTTGGACGACAAACTCCTCGCCACATTCACACTGTCCAAAGACGACATACAGCGTGTCAAGGACGTGGtagccggcgaggcggggcggcgaggcgcggcgccGCCGCGATGCTCCTCGCTGGTggccaccttcggcttcatgtggTCATGCTACCAGCGAGCCAGAGAGGATGCAGGAAGCAACGGCGGCGACCGCCCGACGTACTTGGTCTTCCCCGTCGACCACCGCGCGCGGATGAACCCTCCCGTCCCGGACGAGTACCTCGGCAACTGCGTCGGCGGCGCCATGCACGCCGCGCCAATGGACAAGCTCGTGGAAGCCGGCGCCGGCGGCCTCTTCGTCGCGTGCACGGCGGTCGCTGCGGCAATCGAGGAAGCGGTGCGCGGCATCAGATCACCCGAGACGATCGCGTTGTGGTTGGACAAGTTTAGGGAGGCTGCCATGGCCGGCATGTGGACCGTGGCCGGGTCGCCGAGGTTCCGCGTGTACGAGGTGGACTTTGGGTTCgggcggccggccaaggtggaGATCATGTCCGTGGCGAGAACCGGCGCCATGGCCGTGGCAGAGGGCCGGAGCGGCCGCGGCGGCATCGAGCTGGGCATCTCTCTGCCGGCAGCTGCCATGCAGAGCTTCCAAAAGTGCTTCCAAGATGCCATTGACTCGCTTCATCACCAGTAA